TATTAAGAGTTGAACTTAAAAACATCGGTTCGGGTTATTCAGCCGGTCACAATTACGTTGTGTCTGCGTTAGAAAATAATGATACATCAAATATTCCAAGTATTACAGTAAACTACGGTTCTACAATCTCAGAAATAATCAGATTTAAAAAAGGTGTCAATTTAGCCGATCCTAAATTTGGCGAAAATAAAATTGAAAGATCTAAATTTGAAGAAAGATTCACGGCTGTAAACGATAGAATTCAAGGTATTGCTCCAGGAGCAAATTACTCAATCCCTCTATTAAAATCAACTGTTGCTTTCGGTATTAATGGGCCTATTTATAAATACGTACTTCAAACCTTAAAAAAAGCTGGATATACAATTGATTCCGAATTAACAAAAGACTTTAAACTAGATGACGAATCTTGAAAAGATGACATTAGTGTTATTAGTAGTGACGATTACTTCGGAAAAGCTAAGGATAAAAAAGAAATTGAGAAAATTTTCACTACTGAAAAATACCCAAATAAAGAAATTAAAAAATCAATTTTTCAAGAATTCAAAACATTTATTAAATTTATCACTGATGCAATCAAAATCTTCGAAAAATCTTCTGTTCCAGGTTCAACTGTTGCATTACTTGGTATCGATGACCCGTCTGGAATTTTAAACACGGTAATTTATTCTAAATTCAACGGAGATGACAAGAAAATGTTAATGGCTGTCGATAAAGACGGTGAAGGTAAAACGATTGTTAAATTTGACCAATTAAATAATGGATCTGATGCATATAAGGCACATAAAGAAATGTATGAATTACTTTTAGAAGCTGTTAAAGCTGGTGCATTAAAAATCTATGGTGGCGGATCATATTCATCAACTGATGAAGTTAACCACAAGGTTGGAGCTAACTTTGGATCAACAGCTGGTTACACACACAACTTCGTTAGCGATAAAGAATTCAAACCATATATACAATTTTTTGACAACGCTAATAAACCAATTGCAATAATTGAAAATGACAACGTTGGACAAATTACAAATAAAGATAATAAAAAACAAATTAAATTTAAGTACCCTAATGCATATGTAGCATCTAATTCTAAATTGGAAAAAGGTTACTACTTTAAAACTGCAAAAAATGATGATGCACTTATCGAAAAACTTAATGCATTAAAAGACACAGACTACATCATTAGAGTTAATAGCAAACCAAAAGATAAAGACACAAATGGTAAAGCTCAACTTGATAATATCGAAAAGCTAGCTAATGAAGCTGATTCACCTGTTAAAAAATTAGGTGTTATTTCTGAGTACAAGGACACAAAAGTTCAAACTGTTTGAAATATCTATTCATTTGACACAACACCTAAAACAATTGAAAATAAATATAAAGTTGCTACACGTAGTCCGAAAGATACTCTACAAGAAAGTGAACTTGTTGCATATAGAACCCCTAAAAAATACGATGCGTCTTCACTAAAAGATACCGCATTCCTTCAAGGTCCTAACCTTTACGTAATCGACAAAGGTGAACGCTTAAATAAAGCGGCGATGAGATTTTTAAGTTATGTAATAAATAATAATCAAAAAACTACATTCAATCACGGCGAAGATCAATCAATCGAAACTACAAACTTAGGATACATTTCTTTTAAAGCTTCTTACATTATTCCATATAAAAATTTCGATAAAAGCGACGACCTTAAAAAGGTAATTGAAAAAAATAAATATCTAAAAATCGCCTTTGATCTTTTTGCTGACAAAAATACTACTTGATATGAAGAACCGGCAAGCAAATTCTCAGCACCATATAGAGATCAATTTAATAGTGCTTATAAAGCAGCTGCTCAAACAATAAGAGATAAATGAGGTAAATCATTGACTGAAGCAGAGAAAAAATCAACTTCATTCGAAACCATCGTGGGCTTACTAAATGATGAAGCTCAAACATTTAAATCTTAATTAATTTATAAATTTAATCCTCTGAAACATTTGTATCCAAAGATACAAGTGTTTCTATTATTCAAAGGAAAAATATGAAAAATAAAATATTATGTGGAGTTTCGCTTTTAGCAATCCCGGTTCAGACATTGACTATTAGTGCCGCCTGCACAAAAACCTATTGAGATTTTCGCTTTGATACATCAAAAACAGAGACCACAAGTAGATTAGTGAAGGCAGAAATTACTAGACATAAAGATGGTGACACGTTTGATGTCGAAATTTCAGAAGACAAAGGCGATTTTAAAAAAGGCCAAGAAATCACAATTAGACTAGCCGGTATAGATACTCCTGAAAAATCTGTTGGCGGGCGAATCCCAGATCCCAATGAATTAAAATGAGGTGAAAAAGCTTCAAAATTCGGTAAAGACACTTTACCATTAGGAAAGCCGGTTTACCTTTTTGTAGGTGAAAAAGATGGTTTTGGTCGAACAACAGCAGATATTTTCTTTAATCCTAAAATTGATAAATTGCCTACGGATGCAAACGGACAAAAAATACATCCTTTAACTTTGGATATGCCTTTAAGTTCATACTCAGTGGAAATCACAAGAGCTGGTTTAACGTTGCCATATGAACAAGATAAATCAAAAATAAATACATATTATCATATTTATAAATATGGCTTAATTTGATATACCTATAACGCACTGGGCTTGGCCTTAAAAGACGCCTATGAAAACGGGAGAGGTTTTTACTCGGGATGATTATGATGACGCAAAACACCAGCTGATTTTTCTAAGGTTTATAAAATTAAACCTTTGGGTAATGCTTGAAAACCATTTTGATATAAAGAAAAAAAATCAGTTTTTACAAAGATAGAGCAAAATCAAGGTTATATTCCTGAAAATTTTAAAAGAAATAAATAAATCTTTAATAACTCGACAATTCCTAAAAATCAAAAGCAGTTAACACTATTTTTTGATTATCAGGAAATTAGTGACTATTAAAAATAAAAACAAAAAATTAAGAAAGGATTCTTATGAGAATAATTGGTCGTACAATTAATTTTTTGAAGAAGAAACTAACTAAGTACACTGAAGAAGATTTTAACGAATATAAACGTATATTAGACTTAGTTTCTTCTCAAAAAGAAGATAAGGAACTACCAGCCATTGAATTAAAAAACGTTTATATCGACTTTGGTGAAACGCTTGCGGTTGATGATGTAAGTTTTAAAATTCCAGAAGGTAAACTTGTTACTCTTTTAGGTCCATCAGGTTCTGGAAAAACAACGGCACTTAATGCAATCTCTGGATTATTAACAATAAGTAGTGGTAAGGTTCGTTTTTATGGTAAAAACGTTACCGCTTTAACACCACAAAAACGTAAAATCGGATTCGTTTTCCAAAACTATGCCTTGTATCCACACATGAGCGTGTATGCAAATATTGCATTCCCACTAAAAAATGACCCTGCATGGCAAAATAGCATTATTACCAAATCATTAATTGCTAAAACAAAAATTAATAACATTTATTTAAGAAAACTTGGCGCTAGTCAAGAAAAACTTGATGAATATTTGAAAAATGTAATTAATACTCGTGGAGTTTTGGATGAATTAGAGAGATTGCAATCACGTGAAATCGCTACTCGCAGACGTAATTTTTCAACCGCTCAAAGTAATTACAAACTTGCCCAAAATAAATATAATGCTAAATCTACTATGCTTGCTAAAAATCTTTTAGAACGTCTTGGTGATTTAAAATCTGAATGCAAAAAAATTATTGCTAATTTAAAACAAGAAAAAGCAATTGAAAAAGTAAATGGCGTTCAAAGAGAAATTCAGGAAGTTAAATTTGCTCTTCCAGCAATATTTAATGAAGGCATGACTGAATTAAATTTAGCTAATATAACTGAATTTAAACGTAAATGATTTAGATTTAAAGGTCATAAATCAGTTGCAACTAATGGCATTGAATATGTACAAAAAATTCACGACGGCTTCGATGAACTAGCTAAAACAATTATGGAAGCTGAAAAAATGAACTTTGAGTTAAAAGATGCAATCGCACTGTCTAAATTTGAACGTGACCTTTTAACTGAACAAGCTATCAGTAAATATTCATTAAAATTACACAAAATACGTGAAGAAAATATTGATAAAATTAAAGCACTTAAAGATGATTTAGATCAAGCTAAAAAAGAATTAAAAACCATTAGCAAAGATAAAGTTAAACGTGCTGAAAGAAATATGCGGATTATTCCAATTATTATGCAAAAAGAGCATGAACGTTTAGAAAAAGAATTAGATACTGAATTTGGCTTCAAAAAAATAATGGCCGAGGATATTAAAAATCGTAATTTCAATTTAACAGCCGAAGAGCGTGCCGAAATTGCTGAAATTTCCAAAGATATTATCTCAATTCCAAAAGCGTTACACCGTGATGTTCTTGAAGTTGCTAAACGTGTAAATATTTTGGGAATTTTACAGAAAAAACCAACTAGACTTTCTGGTGGGCAACAACAACGTGTTTCAATTGCCCGGGCAATTGTTAAAAAACCAAAAATTTTATTAATGGACGAACCACTATCAAACCTTGATGCTAAATTACGGATTAGTACACGTCAATGAATCCGTGAAATTCAACAAAGTTTAGGTATCACCACAGTGTTTGTTACTCACGACCAAGAAGAAGCGATGTCAATTTCTGATATTGTTATCTGTATGTCAACAGCCAAAGTTCAACAAATGGGTACACCAATGGAACTATACAACAAGCCAGTTAACCAATTTGTGGCTCGTTTCTTAGGAATGCCAGAAATGGGTCTTCTACCAGGTCAATACAAAGACGGCCAACTAAGCATTATGGGCGTTAATATTGACGGTATCACCTTAGAAAATAAAGATGCCGCCGAAGTTAATGTTGGTGTTCGTGCTGAGGACTACATCATCATCGATGATGCAAGCAAGGCTCAATTTAGCGGTAAAGTTAAAGTTATCGAACAGTTTGGAAAAGAATCTAAACTAATTGTCGAATTAAGCGAAAAAACAAAACTAAACTTCTTAGTAAATAATAAATACGATTTCAAAGCCGGAGATTTAATCCACTTTAACATTCCTGTAAGAAGATTGCATATTTTCGATTCAACAACTGAAGAAAGAATTGAATATCATGTTTAATGAATTTTATAAAACTAAAAGTTTAAATACAAAAAGTCGTTTTATTTTCGACTTCACAATTAATAAACAAGCCAAAAGAAATAATGCAATTAGTGAATCAGTAGTTGATCGTCGCACAAGTTTCTTTGTTGCTTTACTACTTATTATTCCGGCCTTATCAGTACTTATTACATTTACTGCTGTACCTTTTGTGCGTAATATATATTCAGCGGTTACTGATAAAAGTGGTAATTTTATATGATTTGCAAACGTTGTTGATTTATTTAATAAATTGTCATTCGCTGTAGGTATAAGAAACTCATTTATTTATGGTATTTTAGTATTGCCACTATCGATGATTATTTCGTTACTTATATCATCATTAATAGCAACAGTCGTACGTAAAAGTTTAAGAGGTTTTTTACAAACTATATTCTTCTTACCTTACGTAACAAACATAGTTGCTGTCTCGCTTGCATTTGTTCAAATTTTCCAAACAAATGGTGTATTTAACCAAATACTTAGAGGATTCGGTTTAGAAGGTAATACAGAATGACTAGGTGGACTAGATACTACCGCTTTCAAATCAATGTTAGTTATGCTAATTAACGGTGTTTGAGGAGGTTTGGCTTTCAACATTCTTCTTTTCACAACCGCAATGTTATCAGTTGATAAAAACTTATATCGTTCAGCTTCAATCGATGGAGTTAGTGGTGCTAAACAATTTTTCACAATCACATTACCATCAATCAATAAAACAATCACTTTTATTATGACGATGGGAATTATCAATGGTATTAAAGTTTTCCCACTAGCTTTATTCGAGAATAAATCTAATACTGCAATTAGTGCCGGGGCATCAACAATTATGCTATTCATCTATCATTTTGTGCAAAATAATCAATTTGCCCTAGCTGGCGCAGCTTCAATTGTTCTATTTATTATCGGGGTAACATACTCAACAATCATTCGGGGCGGATTTAGAGCTCTAACACTAGCTTCAATTAACAAAGGAGAATCTGATGTTTGAAACAAAATTAAAAATTCAGCAGAAATGACAGAATTCAAGGCTAAAACGCACTCGAGATTCAGTTACTCAACAAGTACGTGATAATTCATTAGCATCACTTGTTACTAAATATTTTGTTAAATTAATTTTGCTAGTGTTTTTTGCAATGATTGTTATGATCCCGTTTGCATACATGATTTTGATTGCCTCAGTCGACAATAACCAGGCCGACCAAATTAAACAAGGTACCTCAGGTTTATGACCTCAAAGTTGACAATTATTTTCTAACCTTCGTAAAGCTGCTGTCGGTAGCGCAAAAGCCTTTTGACCTTGACAAAAAGGGTGAGAAAGAGGATATTTATTTTCATTCTTTTTAACTATTGCTAACGTTTTAATTTCAATTGTTTTAAAAATCTTTTTAACAATGTTACTAGGTTATGCTTTTAGTTTGAAAAAATGAAGAGGAAAAAACTTAGTTTGATCAATTCTAATTATGATGCTTGTTTTACCTGAAGTAGCATTGCTTTCAGGTCAAAAATGAGTAGTTGTACAGATGAATAATGCAATAAAACCACCATCACACGATAAATTTGGATTATTTAATTACAACTTATTTGTTATCGCAATTCCATTTGTGGCTTCAATCTTCAACGCTTTAATGTATCGTAATGCTTTTGAATCTATTCCGAATAGAATGAAGGAAGTTGCGATGGTTGATGGTGTTGTTGGTGCAAAATATCTATTTAAAATTGCTATCCCAATGGTAACTCCAACAACACTTACAATTGTAATTTTAACAACTCTTGCTTCTTGAAACTCATATCTATGACCTTCATTAATCGCAGGGAGAGATTATAGAGTTATGTCAGTGTGACTATTTGATGTTGGTACTGATAACACAACTAGTGATGCTCGTATTTTCTATAATATTAAAATGGCTGGTTCAATTATGGTTATTGCACCAATGTTCATCTTCTTCTTCTTTGCTCGGAAAAAAATTATGAATGCTATTAGTCGTCAAGGAAGTACAATTAAAGGATAAAATATGCGTAAAGTTAATGTTAAGAAAAATACAATTACGTGAGCTTTTGTTGGGTTGATTGCTTTTGTTGCCGCGATTATATCAATAGTTTTAATTGTTCGTATTTCAAGAGATATAGAAACAATTACTAGTGTTCAAATTTGAGATAACGAAATTCAACCATATCGAGCTTATAAGGCATATGGAATAGGGATTTTGTCATTTAGTTCTGTTGTTTTAGTAATTTCATCAATAATTACATATCTAGGAATTAAATCATGAAATTACTCAGCAACGCTTTAGGAGTTAAATATATATGAAAAAATTATTATTAACCTTAGCACCACTAGCAACAATTACGCCACTAGCAACAATTTCATGTGTTAATCCATTCCGAGATAACCAAACAATTAAAAAAGCACGTAATTTACACACGAAAAACAATCTTTTAAACAATAAATCAATTGACGAATTCAAAAAAATACTAAAAGATAAAAATATATATAGCAGTGAAGATGAGTTAAATGAGGTTATAAAGGCCTTCGAAAATTCATTTAAACAACTTAGAGCTTCATATTTTGTCTCATTGGACCAATTCCGAGAATTTTGACAAATTAATAATCTAGTTATTTCAAATTACTACACTAAAGAAGACCAAAACGGGCAAATAGTTCATGTTAAAGTGCCACTAAAAAAAGAGGCTATTCAGCTATTTGCACACTATATTTTCGCTAAGTCTCCATTTGGATATTCACTATTACATAAAGAGCAAAAACTAATTAAAGATTTAGTAGCTAATGAGGATAGCATTAAATTTGAGGGTCCTAACTCACCAATTAGTAATAGTCTAGAAAACTATGTTATCATTCCTAAATTACTTTCAGAGAGAATGTATACTGAGGAATTTTATCAGAATGCAACAATCGATTCATTCACAAAAGCCTATACAAATGTTATGAAAGTATTGTCAAAATTTGTTTATGGCCTAGGTGAGGAAGAAACTAATACAACTAATGCTTTATTACCAATTTATTACTTATTAAAAAATCCAAAAGATAATCCAAATAGCGCTGATGAATCATATAAATATGTTGACAATATGTATACAAGTAACGCCGGTGGTGAATGAGCGCTATTCAAACCTGAAATTCTTCATTCACTTAACGAAAAAGACTATAATTCACTGATTGACGAAATGTCTAAGGATATACTTAAATTTGCTGTCAAATACATAAAAGAAGATAAAATTAGCAATCAATTTATTTATTCGCATTTAGATGGATTAAGTAATAATATCAATCAATACAAAAAAGGTATTGGTTCATACGGTTTAGCAGAATTAGTAGCATATAGTTTATATTCAATCAATCCAACTAATATTCAAATATTAGCCACAACAAAAAATAATAAAACTGTTTATATGGTGCAATTTGTCGATAAAGAGGGTAATAGTGTCTTAGTTAACCCTTCTTCTTACATCGAAAGCGTTGCAGACAAAAATAAAAGATTAACAACTGATCCTCACTCATCATACACAGCTCAACCTATTAAAATTTATCGCACAAAAGTTGAACTAAACAATGATGGCTACACACTTGTTGATGATCAAGTAATATCTAACCCTACACACTCAAAATGAAAATAAGCAAAAAGCAATCTTTATGATTGCTTTCCTAAATAGTAAGTTCAAGTGCAACACATGCGCTTGGCTTTTTTATTTTAACATTTTAATGATTTTTTTCTCATTTTTTGCAAATAGTAGTTACTATAAAAGCCCCTTATGTAAGGGGTTGGGGGTTAGGAAGAAAGAAAAGCCCCTTTTCAATGGGTTTGGGGTTGCAAAAAGATAATACAACTTATGATGAAAAGCCCCTATGTAAGGGGTTTGGGGTTAGAAAATAAAGAGGCAGATTGTGTAAGCGGATAGAGCTTATGCAAGATAATAAGCGACTATCATACTAGGCCGTAAAAGTTGGCCTCGATAAATAAATCATTGGCAGATTTTCAACCCAAAATTTCTCTTGGCATATCATTTATTCTTTTGGTAATTTGGTCTAATATTTCTTGCGAAATTTGATTAAAATCAAATCCTTTTTTGTATTCGCGTCTTATAAGTCCATTTCAGTGTTCGTTTGATCCTCTTTGAAAAGAGGCGTATGGCTCAGCTCTATATATTTTTATATCGAGTCATTTTGCCAAAATACCTATTTTTTCGAATTCTATGCCATTATCAATAGTTATAGTTTTTACTATTAATTGTCTTTCTAAAACGAGTTTTCTTAATGCTGCATTCACCTTCATTGGGTTTTTACTTGGTATCAAAATCGCAAAACCGACTCTGGTTTTTCTCTCTGTTAAAGTAAGAATGTTGTTATATCCAGTAGCTCTTTTCCCAACTATCATATCAGCTTCTCAATGACCATATTCTTCACGATTATCTATCGATTTAGGTCTTGTTCATATCGGGAATACATAATCAGCTGATGTTACAAGGCGACTAATTGCGCTTGCATGTCTTTTTCCACCCTTTTTATATGAGGAACGCAATAAATTTGATCTTTTGATTATTCATTTATTTGTTTTGATTCAATTGAATACTGTTTTTAAGCAAGGGATTTTAATTTTAAAATTCTCTTTTATATATTTATGGGTAAGTTTTACCCCATAATATTTTTTGTCAAATTTTTTTAGAAATAATTCACTAAATTCACTATATTTACTATTCAAAAATTTAAAATAATATTTATGATAATGACGTCTTTGGGCTTTGATATCAGCATAAAATGGGGAATATTTCCCAAATTTATCTAAATTTCTTTTTATTTCTCTACTTACTGTAGATGGGTTTTTATGTAATATATTTGCAATTTTTCTTATTGATAAATTTATTTCTAAATAACTTTTAATTGCTTCTCTATCACTTTTTGTTATATGGGTATATTTTTTAATGCTATAATTCATATGAAGTTCCTGGCCAATTTGGAGCTTTTTTCTTTTTTTTATTTTAAAGAATAATCGAAACAAAAAAGTTCAAGCCTCACAATTTAATTTTACATTAATTTGTGTTGCACTTGAACTTACAATCAAGCAAAGCAATCTTTATGATTGCTTTTTTGTGTATTTTTGGTCAATTTACATCTCGAAACAGCTTATTCAAGTTTGCCATAGATATCTGAATTTAAATAGTCGAACAAAAAACAAGTAGCTTCACTACTTGTTTTTTGGCAGAGACCAATTAAATTTGATTGCTAAAATCCGAATCAATAAAATAATAATGGAACCTAACGCAGTTGCCACATAACCATTTCAGCGGTATAGCCCCGCAAAAGCTAGAACACCGACTACAGAAGCAGTGGCATAAATATCGGTTTGAAATATAATTGGAATTTTGCCAGCGAAAATATCTCTAAGCATACCCCCACCAACACCTGTTATTACACCAACAAAAACAATCAAGAATAAGTTGTCGTGATCAATTGCTTGAATTGCTCCAACAATGGAAAAGACTGCTAATCCAACTGCATCAACAAATGAATAACCTTTTTTTGCTAACGCACTAACTTTACGACCATTAAGAAAGAAAACTAGCAACGAAACAAGAAGACTAGTTAGCACATAAATTGGATTTTTGAACGCCGCAGGCGGAAATTTACCTAAAATTAAATCTCTAATAATACCCCCACCAACCGCTGTTGTAGCGCCTAGTGTACACACGCCAAAAAGATCCATTTTTTTGCTAATTGCCACACTTGCTCCAGAAGCGGCAAAAGCCATAGTTCCAAGTATTTCTAAAATTAATATAATTAAATCTTGAATGTTATATGACATATTATTTCGCTAAAAAATCTATTGCTGCTTGGGCAAGTGTGGCCGGACCTATTATTAAAGCCTCTTCATTAAATAATACTTGTGGATTGTGAACTTGATATATTTGACCGCTTTTATTTGGGAGTGGACAGGAAACGAAGAAATAACAACTTTGTGGCAAATGACTTGCTAAGTAGGCATAATCTTCTGACGCAAGTTCAGGTTCCGAATATCTTAAGTCATAGTTGTTACCTAAAACTGACTGAGCACTATTGAACACTAACTCACTCATTTCCGGCGTATTAACTAAGGCAGGAACGTTCGCTAACACCTCAAAGTTAGCTTTTGCGCGATAAGCTTGAGCAATATAATTTGCAATCTCAGGTAGGCGTTTTTGAACATGAAGCGCTGATTCATTGAACAATGATCGAGCAGTACCTTCGAGAATAACTTTTGGCGGAATAACATTCACACCGCCCCCGGGAGTATTAATTAAACCAACCGAGACAGAAGCAGATTTATTCGATGGTAATTCGTGTGCCACCATAATATTGAATGCACTAATAATTTGCGAAGCAACAATCACTGGATCAATACCATTAAAAGACATCGCTCCATGCGCTCCTTTTCCTTCGATTTCAATCCTGAAATTTAATGCAGAAGCTAAAACTTGTGATTTTTGCACAATAATTCCTAACTTTTCGCCATTAGGTCACATATGTAAAGCTAAACCGGCATCAATTTTAGAACTCAACACCCCTTTTTCTAACATTAATTTGCCACCATTCAACGTTTCTTCAGCGGGCTGAAATAAAAATTTAACCTCACCGTTTAATTCATGTTCATGTGCTTTCAACATGATTAAAGTGGCAATCAAAGATGTTGTGTGGATATCATGCCCACACAAATGCGCTTTGCCATTTGTCGATGCAAATTCTAACCCTGATTGCTCATCAACACTAACTGCATCCATATCAGCTCGTAAAAGAACTGTTTTTCCTTTTTTGGAATCTCCTAGCGAACCAACAATTGCATAAGTATCTGCTAAATTTTGGTAAGAAATATTATATTTGTCTAAAACTGACTTAATTAAAGCTGTTGTATTCGGTAAAACAAAACCAGATTCAGGATGTTGGTGAATTTGGCGTCTAATTTGCTTCATTTCGTTAAATATTGATTTTGCGTACTCTAATAATGTCATTGTTCCTCTTTTTCTTAAATCATATATATTATACTTATACTTATCGCTAAGAAGTCTAAAAAGACGCTGGCAAACTGTTTTTTAATATGTTTAAGATAAAAATATAGCTTTTCTTAATTATATTGCTAGGGCATCTTCCCTTGTGTAGAGTTCATATATATGCTGGCCTATTGTGCCAGTTTTTTATTTGTGTTGAAATTTTTACGCAGACTAAGATAACTACCACCAGTTAATAATAGATTTATGCAACAAAAATCAATAAAAGCAGTATTAAATTGAGTGCAAAATGCACTTTTTAATAAAAAATGCCCTTGTTGGGCATGACTTAATTATTTTTGACCGTTGTAAATATTGATCTTAGAAATAGCTTTTCGTAATTGAGCTTCATATTTAGCATATTCATCCGCAGTGGCTGATTTCATATGTTCTAATGCATTGTCACGTTGTTGTTCTGCTCATGAAAGAACAATATCTTTGTCATAAACAATATCATCAGTAATAATTTTGATTTGCTTTGCGTCGGCATAAACAATTCCACCACCGATAGCACAAACTTTGTGTTCAGGATGACCAACTGAATTAATTAATAATTTACCAACAGCAATATTAGACATAAATTGCGTGCGATTAGGCATTAATGTAATATTGCCACCGGAAATAGTTGATAATATTACTAATTCAACATCGCCTTCAAAGAATATACCGGTTGGCGTCGAAATAAATAAGTGAGTGGTTTTATTTTGCGTCATTTTCTCGGTTTGTAGAAGATGCTTGTTGAGTTTTATATGATTCGTAACGTGCGTCAACCTCAGTTATATCACTGGCATAAAGGAATAAATCTTCGGGGACATCATCATAATGACCTTCGAGTATTGCCTTAAAACTGGTAATAGTGTCGCTTAATTTAACATAAGCACCTTTTTTACCAGAAAATTTCTCAGCAACACTAAAAGGTTGCGATAAAAAGTTTCTAATACGGCGTGCTCGCGAGACAATTAATTTATCTTCTTCGCTTAGTTCGCCCATCCCTAAGATTGCGATTATATCTTGCAATTCTTTAAAACGTTGCAAAATAGAGATAACGCCGTGAGCAACATTATAGTGTTCCTGTCCAACCACTAGTGGGTCAAGCAATTTTGAACTCGATTCCAAAGGATCAACAGCTGGATAAATCCCGAGTGCAGCGATGTTACGGTCTAAAACA
The Mycoplasmopsis californica genome window above contains:
- a CDS encoding thermonuclease family protein, translated to MKNKILCGVSLLAIPVQTLTISAACTKTYWDFRFDTSKTETTSRLVKAEITRHKDGDTFDVEISEDKGDFKKGQEITIRLAGIDTPEKSVGGRIPDPNELKWGEKASKFGKDTLPLGKPVYLFVGEKDGFGRTTADIFFNPKIDKLPTDANGQKIHPLTLDMPLSSYSVEITRAGLTLPYEQDKSKINTYYHIYKYGLIWYTYNALGLALKDAYENGRGFYSGWLWWRKTPADFSKVYKIKPLGNAWKPFWYKEKKSVFTKIEQNQGYIPENFKRNK
- a CDS encoding carbohydrate ABC transporter permease; the protein is MFETKLKIQQKWQNSRLKRTRDSVTQQVRDNSLASLVTKYFVKLILLVFFAMIVMIPFAYMILIASVDNNQADQIKQGTSGLWPQSWQLFSNLRKAAVGSAKAFWPWQKGWERGYLFSFFLTIANVLISIVLKIFLTMLLGYAFSLKKWRGKNLVWSILIMMLVLPEVALLSGQKWVVVQMNNAIKPPSHDKFGLFNYNLFVIAIPFVASIFNALMYRNAFESIPNRMKEVAMVDGVVGAKYLFKIAIPMVTPTTLTIVILTTLASWNSYLWPSLIAGRDYRVMSVWLFDVGTDNTTSDARIFYNIKMAGSIMVIAPMFIFFFFARKKIMNAISRQGSTIKG
- a CDS encoding carbohydrate ABC transporter permease — its product is MFNEFYKTKSLNTKSRFIFDFTINKQAKRNNAISESVVDRRTSFFVALLLIIPALSVLITFTAVPFVRNIYSAVTDKSGNFIWFANVVDLFNKLSFAVGIRNSFIYGILVLPLSMIISLLISSLIATVVRKSLRGFLQTIFFLPYVTNIVAVSLAFVQIFQTNGVFNQILRGFGLEGNTEWLGGLDTTAFKSMLVMLINGVWGGLAFNILLFTTAMLSVDKNLYRSASIDGVSGAKQFFTITLPSINKTITFIMTMGIINGIKVFPLALFENKSNTAISAGASTIMLFIYHFVQNNQFALAGAASIVLFIIGVTYSTIIRGGFRALTLASINKGESDVWNKIKNSAEMTEFKAKTHSRFSYSTSTW
- a CDS encoding ATP-binding cassette domain-containing protein, with amino-acid sequence MRIIGRTINFLKKKLTKYTEEDFNEYKRILDLVSSQKEDKELPAIELKNVYIDFGETLAVDDVSFKIPEGKLVTLLGPSGSGKTTALNAISGLLTISSGKVRFYGKNVTALTPQKRKIGFVFQNYALYPHMSVYANIAFPLKNDPAWQNSIITKSLIAKTKINNIYLRKLGASQEKLDEYLKNVINTRGVLDELERLQSREIATRRRNFSTAQSNYKLAQNKYNAKSTMLAKNLLERLGDLKSECKKIIANLKQEKAIEKVNGVQREIQEVKFALPAIFNEGMTELNLANITEFKRKWFRFKGHKSVATNGIEYVQKIHDGFDELAKTIMEAEKMNFELKDAIALSKFERDLLTEQAISKYSLKLHKIREENIDKIKALKDDLDQAKKELKTISKDKVKRAERNMRIIPIIMQKEHERLEKELDTEFGFKKIMAEDIKNRNFNLTAEERAEIAEISKDIISIPKALHRDVLEVAKRVNILGILQKKPTRLSGGQQQRVSIARAIVKKPKILLMDEPLSNLDAKLRISTRQWIREIQQSLGITTVFVTHDQEEAMSISDIVICMSTAKVQQMGTPMELYNKPVNQFVARFLGMPEMGLLPGQYKDGQLSIMGVNIDGITLENKDAAEVNVGVRAEDYIIIDDASKAQFSGKVKVIEQFGKESKLIVELSEKTKLNFLVNNKYDFKAGDLIHFNIPVRRLHIFDSTTEERIEYHV
- a CDS encoding P68 family surface lipoprotein, yielding MKKNKIILPFMSLAGVTTMTAPLIAASCGKQEENTVKVGVTFSQGKEQWNALEGVINKYNEKVAEEKIKAKQEIKTLKTRLETEKDKAKKEELKKQIDENQNKIDNVLLRVELKNIGSGYSAGHNYVVSALENNDTSNIPSITVNYGSTISEIIRFKKGVNLADPKFGENKIERSKFEERFTAVNDRIQGIAPGANYSIPLLKSTVAFGINGPIYKYVLQTLKKAGYTIDSELTKDFKLDDESWKDDISVISSDDYFGKAKDKKEIEKIFTTEKYPNKEIKKSIFQEFKTFIKFITDAIKIFEKSSVPGSTVALLGIDDPSGILNTVIYSKFNGDDKKMLMAVDKDGEGKTIVKFDQLNNGSDAYKAHKEMYELLLEAVKAGALKIYGGGSYSSTDEVNHKVGANFGSTAGYTHNFVSDKEFKPYIQFFDNANKPIAIIENDNVGQITNKDNKKQIKFKYPNAYVASNSKLEKGYYFKTAKNDDALIEKLNALKDTDYIIRVNSKPKDKDTNGKAQLDNIEKLANEADSPVKKLGVISEYKDTKVQTVWNIYSFDTTPKTIENKYKVATRSPKDTLQESELVAYRTPKKYDASSLKDTAFLQGPNLYVIDKGERLNKAAMRFLSYVINNNQKTTFNHGEDQSIETTNLGYISFKASYIIPYKNFDKSDDLKKVIEKNKYLKIAFDLFADKNTTWYEEPASKFSAPYRDQFNSAYKAAAQTIRDKWGKSLTEAEKKSTSFETIVGLLNDEAQTFKS